TGGTAAAGGTCTGTGGGAGAAAGCTCCGACCCCGCGATCAAAAGCAAATCCAAAGATTCCAAGTAATCCCTTACGACCTTGAAATTAAGCCTGGCTCCCAAGCTTAAGGCATGTCTTTCGTCAACAACCCCCTTGCCGGCACAGGTGGTAACTACAGGGGCAGCAATCTTCTCCGCAAGTTTTGTAATTTCACTACCTGCAGACAATGCGCCTCCTCCGGCAATGATGGCACAAAAACGAGCTTTATTGATAAAAGATACGGCTTCGTCGATGTTCTCATCATCGGGGCATAAAATGGGGCGTAAAACTTTAAGCCGACAATCACTTCGATATTCCGATTCCCCGAAAAAGCCTTCCGACAACAGATCCAGGGGTATTTCCACATGAACCGGCCCCGGCCTTCCCTTTTGAGAGAGCTCCCATGCATAAATTAAGCTCGACGATATGTCTTCCGGATACATGACAGAAATGCTCTCTTTGCATACAGAAGATGCCAAGCCGCGGGAATCTTTAACTTCGTGGAGAAATCCGCTTCGAGAGGCTAAAGATTGCCTGGGTATTTGACTCGATATTAAAAGCAGAGGAACAGAATCGTGATATGCTCCCGCAAGGGCCGTCACAGCATTGGTAAGCCCCGGCCCTGTTATGGTAATGGCTACCCCGGGCTTACCCTTGATTCGGCTGTATCCGTCAGCTGCAAAGGCTGCACCCTGTTCGTGACGCGTCGTTATATGGCGAATGGGCGAATCCAACAACGCCTTATAGATCTCGAGGTTGTGCACCCCGGGAATTCCGAAGACAACTTCCACACCCAAAGCCTCAAGCGTCTTTACAACAAAGCTGCCCCCTGTTGTTTTAGCCATTTTATCGCCCTGATTTCATGTAAGAATGCTTAACTCATATTTATCCGTAAACCAACGCCTTATCCACCTCGAGCATGGCTTCCGTTATTTGAAACATGTTGGATATAGTCCCAACAGAGACTTTATCGGTTATTCCAAAATGATTGGTACAGGTTCCGCATACGAGGATGGAAGTCCCCTTATTTTCGAGGTCTCTTAGTATTTCGCTAGCGCTGTTTTCCGGTAGGGATAACAACACCCCTTCGTTCATCAAAGCGATCACAACTGGGGGTTCGCCTTCAAGGAGAACTCCGAGAAAGCTTTTCATCAACACCTCTCCCAATCCGTCGTTTGGCCTGCCGATAGTATCCGACAGAAGCAACACCCCTACACTCTTTTTTTCTTCATTAGGCTTAATTTTGGCTGCATCTTCGATTTCTGCCGTGCTATCTTCTGCTGTCTCTTCCGATTTGCCTCGAATAACGAAAGTCCCATCCTCTTTTTTAACCTCTTCGATGATTTCGTATCCCTGTGAATCAAGGAAGCGCCTGACGTTTTGAAAGGAGACGTCGTTATCGACTAAAACTTCCACTTCCTTTTCTCCAGAATCTATCGCCTTTTTCGTCATTATTACCGGTTTTGGGCAAGTCGTTCCTCTCGCATCGACTATTTTCATCTTTCCTTGATAACCTCCTTCGTCATTGATCTGCATTAATTCGACAAAATTTGGCGGCTTTCGATGATCTTGACGCCAACATTTTTCATTTCCTTCAAACTTTGCTCAACGCTTTCTTTGGTAATTCCGCGCGAGGCATCTTGGATCACATAAGTATCATACCCCAATTTAATAGCATCCAAGGCCGTTGATTTCACGCAGACATCAGTAGCCAAACCACATATAAAAACTCGTTCAATTCCCGCTTCATGCAATGTCTCCGATAATCTTGTCCCGTCAAAGGCGGAATAGGCTTCTTTCAAGGGTTCCGTCGCTTTGCTCACGACTATTGCCGAAGGAGGGATAAAAAGATCGTGATGAAATTCAGCTCCTCTGGTGTTTTGGACGCAATGAGCGGGCCATGGTCCGCCACACTCTTTGAAGCTCATATGTTTATCCGGATGCCAATCGCGGGAAAAGACGATTTGACCCTCCTGTCTTTCGAAATGCTCAACCAGTTTGTTTGCTATAGGGACAATCTCATCTCCTTCAGGAACCGGTAGATTTCCGCCGGGACAGAAATCCACTTGCAAATCCACGATTATCAGGGCATCTTTCTTTTTTATCGACAGCATCATGATAATACTCATCCTCCTAATTAATTATTATTAGATTAAATTACAAGATAATTTATTTCGTTTTAATAATAAAATAATAATAAAAATAATATCAGAATATTCTAAAATTTCACTTATTCAAAAAATATGGTATAACTATAGCTAATATGATCGAAGGCAAAAGAAAAAATAAAGGAGGAATCTTTTATGAACTTCGATTTAATTGCAGCTTTTACTATTGTCTTGTTTATTCTTTACATAGGTGACTTCATTTCTACTAAAACTAAAGCCTTTGTTCCTTCTGTGTTCGTCGCTGCAGTCCTATTTTTATTGGGCTTCTGGACCATTTTACCAGAAAATTTGATCGATCTGGCCTGTTTAGGGCAACCTTTGGCTACGTTGTCCATGTATTTATTAATAGTTCACATGGGAACAATGTTGAATCTAAAGGAATTGGCCGCACAGTGGAGAACCGTCGTAATTTCTCTAGGGGGGATCATGGGAACATCTTTGGGAACTTTAACGATCGGTAAATACTTATTTGGTTGGGAAACCGTTGTGATATCAACACCTCCACTTACGGGAGGAATCGTGGCAGCCCTAATGATGCAAAATGCCGCCATGAAAAAGGGATTGGTTGAGCTTTCGGTGTTAGCCATAGTCATGTATGTTACGCAGGGCTTTTTTGGTTATCCTCTGACGGCAATTGCTCTAAAACGTGAGGGGAAGAGGCTGTTGGCAGCTTTCAGGAAGGGAGAAATTAAGGCAGAAACCGCTACCTCAAATGCACCATCAGACGCTCCACAGAAAAGGTCAAAACTTCAAATTATCCCTGAAATACCGCCCAAATATAAGACGACTTACATGTACCTTTTCAAGCTTGGCATAGTGGCATGGGCGTCGGCTATGACGGCAACGGCCATAAACGAAGTAGTTTCACGTTTTGTGATATGCCTCATATTTGGCGTTATAACTGCGGAAATCGGCTTTCTCGAGCGTAGACCCCTCGATCTGTCGGGTTCATTCGGGTTTATGATGACCACTTTGATGGCCTTTATATTTGCAGGTTTGGCCAAAGCCACCCCAAATATGATTGTTAGTCTCGTCGGACCACTTTTTGGAATAATAGCAATAGGCGTTACGGGCATGGCACTGTTTTCCATGACTCTGGGAAAACTCCTTGGTTATTCTAAGGAAATGTCCTTTGCCTGCGCGCTTACTGCCCTTTACGGCTTTCCCCCCAATTACGTATTAACTGAGGAAGCCTCCAAGGCACTCGCCGAAAATCCTGAGGAATTTAAATTTTTAATGGATTCCTTATTGCCAAAGATGTTAGTGGGCGGTTTCATCACTGTTACTATCGGTTCGGTAATTTTAGCGGGTATATTCGTAAACTTACTGTAAAATTTATTATTAACGGAGGTGTCATACTTTAAATGGACATAAAAAAACTGGCAGCAGAAGTAAAGGATTACGTAATAGAACTGAGACGGGAATTCCACATGTATCCGGAAAAATCCGGCGAAGAGATAAGGACCTCGCGGAGGGTTAAAGAAGAGCTGGATAAGATGGGCATCCTCAATATAAACGCAGGCGGAACGGGAATAATCGCAACTATAAAAGGAGAAAAACCCGGGAAAACCGTAGCTTTAAGGGCCGATATGGATGCCCTCGAAGTCTCCGAAAAAAACAACAAGCCCTATAAATCCAAAAACGAAGGCCTCATGCATGCCTGTGGACATGATGGCCATACTGCAATGCTGTTGGGAGTTGCCAAAATTTTATCGGAAATCAAAAGCGAGCTGCCGGGAACCGTGAAGCTAATCTTTCAGCCGGCAGAG
The window above is part of the Acetomicrobium thermoterrenum DSM 13490 genome. Proteins encoded here:
- a CDS encoding thiamine pyrophosphate-binding protein, with the translated sequence MAKTTGGSFVVKTLEALGVEVVFGIPGVHNLEIYKALLDSPIRHITTRHEQGAAFAADGYSRIKGKPGVAITITGPGLTNAVTALAGAYHDSVPLLLISSQIPRQSLASRSGFLHEVKDSRGLASSVCKESISVMYPEDISSSLIYAWELSQKGRPGPVHVEIPLDLLSEGFFGESEYRSDCRLKVLRPILCPDDENIDEAVSFINKARFCAIIAGGGALSAGSEITKLAEKIAAPVVTTCAGKGVVDERHALSLGARLNFKVVRDYLESLDLLLIAGSELSPTDLYQYPLKPKGEVIRIDLDPGNFARQPLPDIPVMADCKAAITILADRVSARDARVVEEVSSKVKSIKAAARDELLSSGELGEETYDAVQAVNSIRKALPDEGMIFADMTIPAYVSISEFPSYGPRTFLHPVGFGTLGWALPAALGAKAACSQAPIIVLSGDGGFQFTMEELALTVEENLPLVIVIWHNNGFGILKNIEKKRHFRKPYAVNQNLPNFSLLASAYGIRSFRATSAVELEEALGASLSDRASAIIEYRSR
- the yedF gene encoding sulfurtransferase-like selenium metabolism protein YedF, encoding MKIVDARGTTCPKPVIMTKKAIDSGEKEVEVLVDNDVSFQNVRRFLDSQGYEIIEEVKKEDGTFVIRGKSEETAEDSTAEIEDAAKIKPNEEKKSVGVLLLSDTIGRPNDGLGEVLMKSFLGVLLEGEPPVVIALMNEGVLLSLPENSASEILRDLENKGTSILVCGTCTNHFGITDKVSVGTISNMFQITEAMLEVDKALVYG
- a CDS encoding nicotinamidase, whose translation is MMLSIKKKDALIIVDLQVDFCPGGNLPVPEGDEIVPIANKLVEHFERQEGQIVFSRDWHPDKHMSFKECGGPWPAHCVQNTRGAEFHHDLFIPPSAIVVSKATEPLKEAYSAFDGTRLSETLHEAGIERVFICGLATDVCVKSTALDAIKLGYDTYVIQDASRGITKESVEQSLKEMKNVGVKIIESRQILSN